The nucleotide sequence AAACTAGAACATATTTATACCTTTTGTTCTTGTTGAAATTGTCCTCCTCAAGTATTCTGTAAGAATAATTATGTTCATTTCCACTAATTTATAGTAACTAAGCGACAAAACTTGCAAGACGTACGCTTAATTAAAATGCTGattaatatttatggatttgagatGTATTTGTCAAGTAATGGATTAAGACGAGATGTGGAACGATTAACTCGCTTAAGATTGCAAAAGCATTGTCCCTATGCAATGGTTTCAGAGAGTCTAAGCAATTGTTCCTATGCAATTGATCAAAGTAAAGCAAGCTAGACAGGTAAATGTTTGCAGAATATCTGACTGAAACCTACAAGATGAGGGATCTCTGGACAAGCCAGAAGCATGTTGGAGCAGATAATGATTTGTGACCTATTGAGATGAGTAGATCATGAATCATGATCCCCACTATCAGTTCGTATAGAACTGGCCTTTCAGATGATCTAAAACTTCACTGAATTCCTACATCCTTCtagtgataaaaaaaaaaagtggcaGAAATGTAAAGATTTTTTATGCCCAAGACAGAGTAAGTAAAAAGGGGAATATGCTGCTATTTTCACTATAGTAAATGCTGTAAATGGTGCACAAgttgtggagaaaaaccacaTCGTCTCCAATGTACAATAAGCCCCTTCCTGTTCAAAACTCGGACTCCATCTGAGAGAGGGTTTCATGCACTCCTGCTACTCTTACTTTATCCCACACTATCCTACTACAACCACATTAGCAAACAAGAAGTGAGTGAGAAAATGGTTTCATTTCAAAACTGGGAGATGCATCTGCGATGGCAAGCGGCGGCCGGCCGCGAGCGGCACGGCTTCATCTCTTCCTTCCACAACCTCGCAATGTCCGACGCCGCACGGACCGCGTCTGAGGAGGCTCCGGCGAGGCCTCTCCTTGTGAAGCCCACCGCGTAGAGCCCGTTCTCCCCTTTCCACCCGTCCGGAAACGAAGTCTTTGGAAACCCATCCTTGGAGAAGAAATCACATCCCTGCAACCATCCATTAATCACTGTTTAGTTATATTAATTACCAATAGAGAAAAAGAGTTCGAGCCGTTCGTTTTCTGTACCTGAAGCCATTGGGGGACATTGCTGCGGTATCCTGTGGCCAAGACGACGGAGTCGATGTCGAGTACATTGCCGTCAACGAGCTCCACTCGTCCCAGCGAGAACCGCTTGATGCCGGGTACAACCTTGACGTTACCGGATTTTATCTTGCCGAGGGCGCCAGTGTCCAGAACAGGGGTCTGCCCCTCCCTGTTTTTGAGCTCCAGGGGACCTGTCAATGGCCGCCTCAGGCCATATTTTGCGATGTCGCCCAGCACCAGCCACGCCAACAGCAGCAGGATCTTGTCTACCAGCCACAGAGGAAGCCACTTCATCAGCAGCACCGCCAGCTCGAACGTTGATTTCCCCATCACCTCCCTCGGCAGCACATGAACCTTGAACCAATCGAGAGCAATCGTTCATCAGAGACATGCTATAAATTGGTAAAGACGTCGTTTTTAGTGATAAAGATAAAGGTTACTCACAGAGTCGCGCACCACCATGGCCGGGAACGCGTTGTGGTCGCAGAGGTCGAGGGCGAGTTCCATGCCGGAGTTACCGCATCCGACGACGAGCACGCGCTTCCCGCGGTAGGACTCGCCGGACTTGTAGTTGCAGGCGTGCGTCACTTCGCCGCCAAACTCCCCGAGCCCCTCCAGCTCGGGTACCACCATCTCAGCGTTCTCGCCGGTGGCCACCACCAGCCAGCGGCAAATGTACTCGACCTCGAGGTTCCGATTGCCAGCCTCGGCGCCAGCGCCAGTCGTCCTCACCCGCCACAGGCCGCTGGTCTCATCGAACCGAGCCGACTGAACGGCCTGGTTGAACCGGGGGTTGATCTCGAAGTTCCTCGCGTATTCTTCCAGGTATTCGACGAATTGTCTCTTCGAAGGGTACTCTGGGTAGTCCTCCGGGAACGGCATCCTCGGAAGCTGGCAGAATTTCTTGGGAAGATGGAGCTTCAGGCGGTCGTAGGTGCGTCTCTGCCACAGCGAGGCGATGCAGTCGGCACGCTCGAGGACCGCGTACGGCACGCCGTGCTCCTTGAGGCACGCCGCCAGCGCCAACCCGGACGGCCCGGCTCCGACGATCACCGGCCCGGTCACCAACACGCACCTCCGAGAGAAGTCAATTCGATCCATCATACTCGCCATTAGTTGCTAGCTTGCACTCTGAGATTGCAATGGGGATTGCAAGAACAGAAATGCAGCACTGGATATTTATAGTGCAGTGGGGAAGACTGAGAGGAGTGGAGGTGTTTAAGTAGGTGGTGGGCAGGGCATCTGGGAGCTGCATGTGAGTTGAACTGCGGCCGCCTCGATTTGTTTAAATCTTCGGGAGCAGTTCATGTTTCTAAAATATTGATCAGGCATGGATAAAATTTCAAACACCATCATGCTGGAAGATAACAACCTCCCGCAGTAACTGTTGAGTCCCCTGTTTTTTGTTCTTAAAACACTAGTGTTGGGGCATTTTATGATGCCACAATAAACAAAGCTAAAGCTATATTTTAGCTGTGGTTGGACAGAAGATAATTGACGAAATATCGAGTGCTAATCAGTCAGATTTCTAACATGTAAAACTGTGGATTGAATCTCAACAGAGTGACTTGATTCTCTGTGCTTGCAAATTGTTAGATCACAGATCGCTGGAAAATTGGACCGAGTTTGTTTTAGGACTGGTTATGATCTTGATACGGACCAAGATGTTGGCTCCACATTCTCAAATTTTTATCTAGAAGcaattacaaaaaagaaaaattgtGGCACGAATGAATGGAAGAACATGGATGAATGGAAGAACATTGACGTCCTAAAAATATGCTAAAATTAGCGATCAAGGATCACTGGCAAGCAAGTGAGAGGTTCTTGCTGATTTCCAAGAAGTGCATTGCCTACTCTTGTTGGGGTATATGCTATATTTTTAATCAGATAAAAGAAAGACAGATCAAAAGGGGGAAGGAGAGTCAAAGATTAATCAAAAGAGTGCTTTCATACCTACTGACTTATATTCCGAAATACTCTATTCTAGTTGATGATTAGAGATATATATGCTCCATGAGATTTCTCTGGGATGGTAGTTCACATTTAATATTTGCATTTTCGTCAATAATTAAAGGCACCGAGCTGGCACAGTTTCTTTAGGTGCGATTCAACAACCGAATCGCCGAATCCTAATAGAAGGGACTAGTTTAACGAAAGAAGATGTGAAAGGAAAGAATGAATAAAGGCAATGAACAAAGTGCCAAATCTGAATCTGAACTTAATAAATTCGGCATTTTACTGAACTGCTTTGGCAGATTTCAAAATTTCTCATTTTGATTACTTAATtttaataatatcaaaatcacgAAGCACATTTCTGTTATACCCCTCCTCTTTGTTCTCAAAAGTTTCTCtctttttgaaatttttgttctacttattcaaaaatttactaatgtcaatttatattatcaaattgGCATGAATACATTAAGAAGATTTTCAAgagtatattaattttgatttgaattgATTGAGAGTTGTCCATCAttcaattttagataaaattaaatgATGAACCTACATTattccaaaatttaaaattttgatatattttgAACTAAGAGAGTCTTAGGAATCCAATGGTAGTGTTAGTTAATAAGTATCATTGTCCTAGATCTTATAATGAACAtgtgataaattttatcaaatttttgtaaatttaaaaattcagtgCTCTTAATTTACTAAATTGAATTTAGATCTGAAGACATAAATATACTAAGGAGGCTTTTAGGAGCACAatgattttgatttaaaataatgcgtttggtttgccccattttcattttcattttctgaaaaatgcgcgtttttcattttttagaaaatgacttttccacgtttttcattttcttagaaaatgctctctcattttcttaaaaatgaacgtggaaaacgcaaaccaaacacgtTTTCcattttttcagaaaatgaaaatagaaaatagcgtgaaaaatgcaaaccaaacgccccctagaATTGGATGATGAACCTACactattcaaaaattcaaattttgttattttttttgaaTCAGAGGAGTCCTATGAACCCATTGATGATGTTGGTTAGTGAATTATCATTGTCTTAGACCTTATAataattttacaataaattttatcaaacttttataattttaaaaatttattgttcTTCATTTATGTTTCAATAAGATATGAGAGCATGAATATATTAAGGAGGATTTTAAGAgtatattgattttaattttgaaatgattcagGGTTCTTAAAGTCTATATGTCAGTTTTGTCCATACTTAAATCGAGAGTtatgtatttttaaataaatagagtAAAGATTTAAAGAAAAACTGAACTTTTGAGAGCAATATAATGAAAGGGGTATAACGGGAATGCATAGTGGCGGATCTAAGGGGAGCGGGGGTGTGCTTGAGTACCCCCTTGTTCTCGGAAAATTCCACCAGTCTACTGTAATCCGAGGGGCAGCGAGAAGGAAAACAAACTCCAACTCTCTTTTTTGAACATCCTCTTCCTTTTTTATCTGGATCCGTCACTGAGAATGCATTGTGTGATTTTAATGTTGTGAAAATTGAATAGATAAATTCCGAAATTTGTATGCATGGTTCAGCAAAATGTCGTAATAAATTAGCGGCTCGGAACCAATTCTCTTTGTCAATAACGAGAGCCAACTGATCCATATTATTGTATGAATCTAACCCTTTATTCGTTCATGGCATTGACCAAGTTCAAATATGCTTTTGTGCTTGCATGTGGATCGTCATATGCATGAAAACTTGTAATATAATTAGTTATCTCACCTTCAAAATCATGTTATTTGTCACATGGCATGAGGCCATTGGAGAATCAAGATGCCTTAATAATTAGCATAGATTCATTGGCTCATCCTAAATTACAAATTTTCAACTACTAACGGTCAGGTTCCTCTTCTGTGTGGTAGGTATTCAACTGTCTAATTTAATTACATGTGGAACAATCATTATTGTTACTATTAGCCTCACTGATTCTGATTTATTAACTGAGAAATCTGACTTTATCTGCCTTTGAGATCATGTGAAATGATCAGACAAGAACACTTTGATCGTTTCAGTAAAAGAACATGAGTTAGACTGATCAATTAGGACTGATTAATCACTTAATTAATGAACAAGGTGCCCTTCCAAGATGAACCACATGGTGAGTGGACATATAAATAATTGACATTGGGCAGAGGAGAGCACATTGCAACAATTTTGATGTGTTTCCTTTACTTTGCACGCTTGTTTGCATCGTGTTCCATACAGATACAAAGATGGCATGGACAAATGAATATCTAGGGCAGAGTTCCTTGTAAATTATGTAGGGCTTGTAGTTCTTCAAGAAATAGGTTCATGCTCCTCTTGCCACAACTGATATGAAGATATTATACTACTTTTGATCTTCTAGTGAATGCGAACTTTAGCTAGGGGTTGAGTTTCATTCATTGAACACAACTATGTGCTAGTTATTTGTGGTgtcattttttctattttattaatatttttcttaACATTGTCTGTTGAAGTATATTGGGCTCCTAAGTGGCCCGAATCAAGTTTTAGAGGTTTCAAACACACTTCTAATCATCCAAAATCTCATGCACTCaaactaactaaatttaaatGCTAAGTTAAATTTATATCAATCAAGTCgtaatatattatataatttttaaaattatagattaTTTGAAAAATAGAAATCATTTTCAATCCTTTATTTCACAAAACAACATATTGCACAAAGAGGATTTTATTCAAGGAAATATAATGGATTATTACACTTGTTTTGTTTAACACTAAATACTTTCCACgcatgaaagaaaaagaaaagaaaaggtaggatataaaattttatttaacttttcCAATATGATTTTGGAGGAAAAATTATGAATCcacagtttaaaaaaaaaaactaattaatgaATATTCCTTTGGGAATATTCATCTTCTGGAATTTAGTCATCAAAACTTAGTAAATGCATTGAAATTGGTTTCATTTCTCATCATTAACATATACCAATGGTGATTATTGATGAATATGACAATGCTTCTCTCAAGATAAGTAGCCAAAGAGGACGTAATAAACATAAGTTGAGTGAGTAATCATAACATCTATTTCTTCTTTTGGAATTTGGTCATCAAAACTTAGTAAATGAATGAAACTCAACCCAATATCATCTTTTGATACACAATATCATCTTTTGGAATTTAGTCATTAAAACTTAGTAACATTGGTTCCGTTTCTCATTATTAACATGGGCCAATGGTGGTTATTGATGTTACTTGAAATGCATATTCACAAAACTATAAACATTTATGGTGGGTGTTCGTAAATCCTTTCCaatttgatcttcttccttgttgCGAAAGGACAATCATGATACAAAATCGAAAAGCTCTCTTTGGTTTACATACCAAATTCCACTTTCACCTTGAATGTTCTTCACCACCGATTCTTATAGATCCGGTCTCATCTTCATTTATAGCTTGGACGTTGATCTTGTTCGGAATCTAAGTCAGACGGAccgccgggtgaggtggatggaatgttaaCGGAGTCGCGATGTCCCGGAGGGAGGGTATGCTGAGATAACTTCTGTGTGGACCAAGTCGTCAAAAATCctttggtcaacgctacctgcagccagcgaccgggtcacCCTGGTCTCTGGTACCACGAGGCTTGGGGCAGATCCGACGAATATATGAATAACAGGCTAATAACATAATAATGAGATAAATGAGGGGCGAGTACGAAAAACATACCCTAGTCCAGGagagcgccctcggatgggacgctgctcgagttgtcgtgacccggaagGGTAGATGAATGTGCCGAAcgaggagctggatctgacgacgcggAGCCGAATGCGGTGGAATGAAACTGGATACGACCTCGACACGTAGGCCGAGATAAGGCATCAACACGCAGGACGGGATACAAAGATCGGCACGCAGGACGGGATACGAATATCGGCACGCACATCGGGACATAAAACATTACACAAGTTTGGTCAAAACATAATGACAACGAGGGCTCGGGGGCCCTATCGACATCCTAGGCATACGACACTACGGATCGAGCGTCGGAGAACCGGATTAACGGATTTGAGGTGCCGGCAGCAGCTCCAACAACTACGATGGCAacgggaagagaggaagaggagggcgaTGGACTACTGGCACATGGCAGCGTGAGTGAGGGAGAAAATGAGGGCTCTGGTGGCGTGCGTCTAAGCCGGCGATGGCGGGAGGCGGCTGTGCCagcgagagagaagaggaagggcaGAGGTGGCGCGAGAAGGACCCGACAACGGCGAGACCCTCCGGCAAGGCAGCGCCAAATGGGGGCGGCACCGGTGTCCCTCGCTGCTGTGGTGGCAGCGAGGAAGGAAAACGCGAGCTCCTCCCTTGGTTCCTCTTAGCTGCGGAAGAAGAAGGCCTCGCTAGTGTTGGCGTCGGTCTAACTGGTGACGACAGAGGcatggagaggaagaaggaaaaggagatgtTGTGGCCGGCGTCGTGAGGAGAAGGAAATGGAAGGAGGAGGTCGTTGCCGGCGGCCGTCGCTAGCGGCCGTCGCTCGAGGGTGGCGGTGAAAGAGGGAGTAGAGGGGAGCGGCCGGTGTCAGCTAGGAGCGTGAGAGGGTTGGCGGTGGAGCAAAAACGAAGGAGCAGACACGAAGCCCCCTTAAACCCTAAACAGTGGAGGACAAAACTACCCCTCCCTCCTCTCTTAATTACCCTTCTGCCCCTAAACCATATCCACATCAAATGTAATAACGGTAGTGCATGCAGTAACGACACATAACAGTAACTACTTTACGTTACAAGACATAACAGTAACTTCAAGTTTCATGCACATAGTAATGCCAACATCTCCTACTCATCCAAATTAAACCACAAAGGTAAATGATAACAAAGATCATGAAGAATAAAGATCGATAGTCATAAAGACCAAATTAGAACATTCAATTCATACTTAAAGAAAAATAGTTCGTGTGACAGTAAACACACTGAGCAATTACTGCTAAGAAAGTTGTTATACTTAACTTAGTTACTCTATCAAATGAATTAGAGACATTAATAACTTGTCTTTATCCTACATTAAATCATTTACAttgatatgaacatctctaatccttcATAATGACTGTTATATCGAGAGTATGTTTAACATTTTCAATCAatacaattattcacaattacattttaagTACTCAACAAAAAATATAATTGGTCAACCAATGAATAAATGTCAAAAatgtaaattaattttaatatttatttttagctagaatctattcattctaatcaattgatttcctaattatgctccatagaccaaaTCATCTATAGTTGATCCggtggttagaacaggggacccctattttgaggggt is from Zingiber officinale cultivar Zhangliang chromosome 7B, Zo_v1.1, whole genome shotgun sequence and encodes:
- the LOC122004120 gene encoding probable indole-3-pyruvate monooxygenase YUCCA5 codes for the protein MASMMDRIDFSRRCVLVTGPVIVGAGPSGLALAACLKEHGVPYAVLERADCIASLWQRRTYDRLKLHLPKKFCQLPRMPFPEDYPEYPSKRQFVEYLEEYARNFEINPRFNQAVQSARFDETSGLWRVRTTGAGAEAGNRNLEVEYICRWLVVATGENAEMVVPELEGLGEFGGEVTHACNYKSGESYRGKRVLVVGCGNSGMELALDLCDHNAFPAMVVRDSVHVLPREVMGKSTFELAVLLMKWLPLWLVDKILLLLAWLVLGDIAKYGLRRPLTGPLELKNREGQTPVLDTGALGKIKSGNVKVVPGIKRFSLGRVELVDGNVLDIDSVVLATGYRSNVPQWLQGCDFFSKDGFPKTSFPDGWKGENGLYAVGFTRRGLAGASSDAVRAASDIARLWKEEMKPCRSRPAAACHRRCISQF